The following coding sequences are from one Burkholderia stabilis window:
- a CDS encoding DUF2760 domain-containing protein → MPESNLSFFGRLSLAVGTFFSVLGNREFAAGVLRVRDGAPAPVAPAPAAAPVVPEPVKAPAPELREASPQAALQLLGLLQRDARFIDFVEEDIAGYADADIGAAARLVHDGCRAALREHFTIVPVRDEAEGSRVTLPAGFDATAVRVTGNVVGSAPFTGTVSHRGWRVADVRLPKLTGSHDASVVAPAEVEL, encoded by the coding sequence ATGCCCGAATCCAACCTGTCCTTCTTCGGCCGGCTGTCGCTTGCCGTCGGCACGTTCTTCTCCGTGCTCGGCAACCGCGAATTCGCGGCCGGCGTGCTGCGCGTGCGCGACGGCGCCCCGGCCCCGGTTGCACCGGCCCCGGCCGCGGCACCCGTGGTGCCGGAGCCCGTGAAGGCGCCCGCGCCGGAACTGCGCGAAGCGAGCCCGCAGGCCGCGCTGCAACTGCTCGGCCTGCTGCAGCGCGATGCGCGCTTCATCGACTTCGTCGAGGAAGACATCGCCGGCTACGCGGACGCCGACATCGGCGCGGCCGCGCGCCTCGTGCACGACGGCTGCCGCGCCGCGCTGCGCGAACACTTCACGATCGTGCCGGTGCGCGACGAAGCCGAAGGCAGCCGCGTGACGCTGCCGGCCGGCTTCGACGCCACGGCCGTGCGCGTGACGGGCAACGTCGTCGGCTCAGCGCCGTTTACGGGCACCGTCAGCCATCGCGGCTGGCGCGTCGCCGACGTGCGCCTGCCGAAGCTGACGGGCAGCCACGACGCCTCGGTTGTCGCACCGGCGGAGGTGGAACTGTGA
- a CDS encoding MFS transporter, which yields MKTSHPIETDALARLDNLPWTRFHTLMLVALGVGWALDSFETNIIGSVFGVLKSHWHLSAAQGSLAVSIWVFGMLVGAIAFGYLADRYGRKRLFLATLLWYAFFSVATVLSWNYESFLFFRAMTALAVGGEYSAVTATMGEFIPKRHRGRTDALILSGFPVGALLSAAVSYLVLNQLPAEWAWRVGFGLGTTMALVFFWIRRVIPESPRWLIQQGRVAEADAIVEQIVASAARDPRAQADRAQLAQRYTPTRFEHQAPAFWRNVGELFGAYRARCALAGALNFSQAAVVYGVLSLMALVILPYLKVSSTDMPIYYMIGNAAALAGGIVAAVLVEAWGRRASLFASYTFTVAAIVFIYAMHALPGMVLGYCLIQFGVTWAYISGYVVSSEILPTRIRATGLGVSVAIGRLGAVIAPLMLTNVYAMSGSPSAALIVLLVLALPGPLAAGLWWINGRETRRISLEECSTELDVQPAVDASPRIA from the coding sequence ATGAAAACGTCTCACCCGATCGAAACGGACGCGCTTGCGCGTCTCGACAACCTGCCGTGGACGCGCTTCCACACGCTGATGCTGGTCGCGCTCGGCGTCGGCTGGGCGCTCGATTCGTTCGAAACCAACATCATCGGCAGCGTGTTCGGCGTGCTCAAGTCGCATTGGCACCTGAGCGCCGCACAGGGCTCGCTCGCGGTCAGCATCTGGGTGTTCGGGATGCTCGTCGGCGCGATCGCGTTCGGTTATCTGGCCGACCGCTACGGCCGCAAGCGCCTGTTTCTCGCGACACTGCTCTGGTACGCGTTCTTCAGCGTCGCGACCGTGCTGTCGTGGAACTACGAGTCGTTCCTGTTCTTCCGCGCGATGACGGCGCTGGCCGTCGGCGGCGAATATTCGGCGGTGACCGCGACGATGGGCGAATTCATTCCGAAGCGCCATCGCGGCCGCACCGACGCGCTGATCCTGTCGGGTTTTCCGGTCGGCGCGCTGCTGTCGGCGGCCGTGTCGTATCTCGTGCTGAACCAGTTGCCGGCCGAGTGGGCGTGGCGCGTGGGCTTCGGCCTCGGCACGACGATGGCGCTGGTGTTCTTCTGGATCCGCCGCGTGATTCCGGAGTCGCCGCGCTGGCTGATCCAGCAGGGGCGTGTGGCGGAAGCCGATGCGATCGTCGAGCAGATCGTCGCGAGCGCGGCGCGCGATCCGCGTGCACAGGCCGATCGCGCGCAACTGGCGCAGCGCTACACACCGACCCGTTTCGAACACCAGGCGCCTGCGTTCTGGCGCAACGTCGGCGAACTGTTCGGCGCCTATCGCGCGCGCTGCGCGCTCGCCGGGGCGCTGAACTTTTCGCAGGCGGCCGTGGTGTACGGCGTGCTGTCGCTGATGGCGCTCGTGATCCTGCCGTACCTGAAAGTGTCGTCGACCGACATGCCGATCTACTACATGATCGGCAACGCCGCGGCGCTCGCGGGCGGCATCGTCGCGGCGGTGCTCGTCGAGGCGTGGGGGCGGCGCGCGTCGCTGTTCGCGAGCTACACGTTCACCGTTGCGGCGATCGTGTTCATCTATGCGATGCACGCGCTGCCCGGCATGGTGCTCGGTTACTGTCTGATCCAGTTCGGCGTCACGTGGGCGTACATCTCGGGTTATGTCGTGTCGTCCGAGATCCTGCCGACGCGGATTCGCGCGACCGGGCTCGGCGTGTCGGTCGCGATCGGCCGGCTCGGCGCGGTGATCGCGCCGCTGATGCTGACGAACGTCTATGCGATGTCCGGCTCGCCGTCGGCCGCGTTGATCGTGCTGCTGGTGCTCGCGTTGCCGGGGCCGCTCGCGGCCGGCCTGTGGTGGATCAACGGGCGCGAAACGCGGCGGATTTCGCTCGAGGAATGCAGCACGGAGCTGGACGTGCAGCCGGCGGTGGACGCTTCGCCGCGCATCGCATGA
- a CDS encoding Hsp70 family protein → MSDPRYSIGIDLGTTHCALSYVDSAASDGEKIAQQVLPIAQLTAPGALESRDLLPSFLYLPHESELTQGDLTLPWTASRAFAVGEMARTRGAGTPIRLVSSAKSWLGHAGVDRRAAILPSDAPPEVSRVSPLESSIRYLTHLREAWDHAHPDAPFADQDVTVTIPASFDPAARELTAEAARAAGYSRMTLLEEPQAALYSWIQKSQGGWRKQVQVGDLILCVDVGGGTTDLSLIAVVERDGNLELHRVAVGEHILLGGDNMDLALAHIVARKLAQQGTQADPWQLRALTYACRAAKETLLSDPSTDAVPLVVPSRGSKLIGGSIRTELTRTELTQTILEGFFPQVDAAARPVSRARVGLTQLGLPYAQDAGITRHLAAFLGRQVAALDTLEGVQRTLPQGATFLHPTAVLFNGGVFKSALLTQRVLDTLNSWLAAEGAPPARLLEGADLDLAVARGAAYYGYVKRGRGVRIRGGTARAYYVAIESAMPAVPGLEPPVQALCVAPFGMEEGSDAALPPQEFGLVVGEPVQFRFFGSSVRRQDQVGTLLDYWSPEELQELEEIQATLPAEGRTVGEVVPVKLHARVTEAGTLELEAIPSGTNERWKVEFDVRGAA, encoded by the coding sequence GTGAGCGATCCGCGCTATTCGATCGGTATCGACCTCGGTACGACCCACTGCGCGCTGTCGTATGTCGACAGCGCCGCGAGCGACGGCGAAAAGATCGCGCAGCAGGTGCTGCCGATCGCGCAGCTCACCGCGCCCGGCGCGCTGGAATCGCGCGACCTGCTGCCGTCGTTCCTCTATCTGCCGCATGAAAGCGAACTGACGCAGGGCGACCTGACGCTGCCGTGGACCGCATCGCGTGCATTCGCGGTCGGCGAGATGGCGCGCACGCGCGGCGCCGGCACGCCGATCCGCCTCGTGTCGAGCGCGAAAAGCTGGCTGGGCCACGCGGGCGTCGATCGCCGCGCGGCGATCCTGCCGAGCGACGCGCCGCCGGAAGTGTCGCGCGTGTCGCCGCTGGAAAGCTCGATCCGCTACCTGACGCACCTGCGCGAAGCGTGGGACCACGCGCATCCCGATGCGCCGTTCGCCGACCAGGACGTGACGGTCACGATCCCCGCGTCGTTCGACCCGGCCGCGCGCGAACTGACTGCCGAGGCGGCACGCGCCGCCGGTTACTCGCGGATGACGCTGCTCGAGGAGCCGCAGGCCGCGCTCTATAGCTGGATTCAAAAGAGCCAGGGCGGCTGGCGCAAGCAGGTGCAGGTCGGCGACCTGATCCTGTGCGTCGACGTCGGCGGCGGCACGACCGACCTGTCGCTGATCGCGGTGGTCGAGCGCGACGGCAATCTCGAACTGCATCGCGTGGCGGTCGGCGAGCACATCCTGCTCGGCGGCGACAACATGGATCTCGCGCTCGCGCACATCGTCGCGCGCAAGCTCGCGCAGCAGGGCACGCAGGCCGATCCGTGGCAACTGCGCGCGCTCACGTACGCGTGCCGCGCCGCGAAGGAAACGCTGCTGTCCGACCCGAGCACCGACGCGGTGCCGCTCGTCGTGCCGAGCCGCGGCTCGAAGCTGATCGGCGGTTCGATCCGCACGGAGCTCACGCGTACCGAACTTACGCAGACGATTCTCGAAGGTTTCTTCCCGCAGGTCGATGCGGCTGCGCGCCCGGTGAGCCGCGCGCGCGTCGGCCTGACGCAGCTCGGCCTGCCGTATGCGCAGGACGCGGGCATCACGCGCCATCTCGCGGCGTTCCTCGGCCGCCAGGTCGCGGCGCTCGACACGCTCGAAGGCGTGCAGCGCACGCTGCCGCAAGGCGCGACGTTCCTGCATCCGACCGCCGTGCTGTTCAACGGCGGCGTGTTCAAGTCGGCGCTGCTCACGCAGCGCGTGCTCGACACGCTCAACAGCTGGCTGGCCGCCGAAGGCGCGCCGCCCGCGCGCCTGCTCGAAGGCGCGGATCTCGATCTCGCGGTCGCGCGCGGCGCGGCGTACTACGGCTACGTGAAGCGCGGTCGCGGCGTGCGGATTCGCGGCGGCACGGCGCGTGCGTACTACGTCGCGATCGAATCGGCGATGCCCGCGGTGCCGGGGCTCGAACCGCCGGTGCAGGCGCTGTGCGTCGCGCCGTTCGGGATGGAGGAAGGCTCCGACGCGGCGTTGCCGCCGCAGGAGTTCGGCCTCGTCGTCGGCGAGCCGGTGCAGTTCCGCTTCTTCGGTTCGTCGGTGCGCCGCCAGGATCAGGTCGGCACGCTGCTCGACTACTGGTCGCCGGAAGAGCTGCAGGAGCTCGAAGAAATCCAGGCGACGCTGCCCGCCGAAGGGCGCACGGTCGGCGAAGTCGTGCCCGTGAAGCTGCATGCGCGCGTGACCGAAGCCGGCACGCTCGAGCTCGAGGCGATCCCGAGTGGCACGAACGAGCGCTGGAAGGTCGAGTTCGACGTGCGCGGCGCCGCCTGA
- a CDS encoding NAD(P)/FAD-dependent oxidoreductase, which produces MHTHRDHHEVIVIGGSFAGLSAAMQLARARRRVLVIDAGRPRNRFAEHAHGFFGQDGKPPAQIVADATAQLVAYPTVQRIEGEALTAERDADGRFHVTLADGRRASAGRLILATGIRDELPALPGLAERWGISVLHCPYCHGYEVGGQRLGVLATHPLSVHQAILIPDWGPTTWFTQGVAEANEEEAALLDARGVRIERSPVVEILGDAPRLEALRLADGQIVPIDALFVGARTEMASDLAQQLGCAFDEGPLGPVVRIDAWKQTSVAGVFSAGDASTPMTNATFASASGVMAGVAAHRSLIFGLHA; this is translated from the coding sequence ATGCATACCCATCGTGACCATCATGAAGTCATCGTGATCGGCGGCAGCTTTGCGGGGTTGTCGGCCGCGATGCAGCTTGCGCGGGCGCGGCGCCGCGTGCTCGTGATAGACGCCGGCCGGCCGCGCAACCGCTTCGCCGAACACGCGCACGGATTCTTCGGGCAGGACGGCAAGCCGCCCGCGCAGATCGTGGCCGACGCCACCGCGCAGCTCGTCGCCTATCCGACCGTGCAGCGGATCGAAGGCGAAGCGCTCACCGCCGAGCGCGATGCGGACGGCCGCTTCCACGTGACGCTCGCGGACGGCCGCCGCGCGAGCGCCGGGCGGCTGATTCTCGCGACCGGCATCCGCGACGAATTACCCGCGCTGCCGGGGCTCGCGGAACGCTGGGGCATCAGCGTGCTGCACTGCCCGTACTGTCACGGGTATGAAGTCGGCGGGCAGCGGCTCGGTGTGCTGGCCACGCATCCGCTCTCCGTGCATCAGGCGATCCTGATCCCCGACTGGGGCCCGACGACGTGGTTCACGCAGGGCGTGGCCGAAGCGAATGAAGAAGAAGCCGCGTTGCTCGACGCGCGCGGCGTGCGCATCGAGCGCTCGCCGGTCGTCGAGATCCTCGGCGATGCGCCGCGCCTCGAAGCGTTGCGGCTCGCCGACGGGCAGATCGTGCCGATCGATGCGCTGTTCGTCGGCGCGCGCACGGAGATGGCGAGCGATCTCGCGCAACAGCTCGGCTGTGCATTCGACGAAGGGCCGCTCGGCCCGGTCGTCCGGATCGACGCGTGGAAGCAGACGAGCGTCGCGGGCGTATTTTCAGCCGGCGACGCGTCGACACCGATGACCAACGCGACGTTCGCGTCGGCGTCGGGCGTGATGGCCGGCGTCGCCGCGCACCGGTCGCTGATTTTCGGGCTGCACGCGTAA
- a CDS encoding Rrf2 family transcriptional regulator: MRTDSRLSRMLHALIHMDQADGPLTSETIATMLGTNPVVVRRLLGGLRDCGYVQSEKGHGGGWVLSVALDDITLLDVYRAVGEPPLFSDLVPEDEPECLVEQAVNAHLSATLKDAEASLLARFGEVTLGMLSRDFEAKAVLRGYTR; the protein is encoded by the coding sequence GTGAGAACCGACAGCCGTTTGTCGCGCATGCTGCATGCGCTGATCCACATGGACCAGGCCGACGGCCCGCTGACGTCGGAGACGATCGCGACGATGCTGGGCACGAACCCGGTCGTCGTGCGGCGCCTGCTCGGCGGCTTGCGCGATTGCGGTTACGTGCAGTCGGAGAAAGGGCACGGCGGCGGCTGGGTGCTGAGCGTCGCGCTCGACGACATCACGCTGCTCGATGTCTATCGCGCGGTGGGCGAGCCGCCGCTGTTCTCCGATCTGGTGCCCGAGGACGAGCCCGAATGCCTGGTCGAGCAGGCCGTCAACGCGCATCTGTCGGCAACCCTGAAGGATGCCGAAGCGTCGCTGCTGGCGCGCTTCGGCGAAGTCACGCTCGGCATGCTGTCGCGCGATTTCGAAGCGAAGGCCGTGCTGCGGGGCTACACGCGCTGA